The Streptomyces sp. SS1-1 genome has a segment encoding these proteins:
- a CDS encoding GNAT family N-acetyltransferase, whose translation MILKVERTDARTWPDEQMKELFSEGFPAFITADRLVKEYIGRVGEWFADLDLTLVDDHDVPVASGWGVPIHWDGLPASLPTGYTQALVRAVEGREAQVAPNTLVICGAVVTPSLKGRGLAGKVLAALREAARDAGLPQVIAPVRPTTKARYPLTPIETFMRWSREDGLALDPWIRTHQRLGASILAAAPASQTMTGSVAEWEDWTGMAFPESGDYVIPDGLSLLAIDREADRGVYQEPNVWMRHR comes from the coding sequence ATGATCTTGAAGGTCGAGCGGACCGACGCGCGCACATGGCCGGACGAGCAGATGAAGGAGCTCTTCAGCGAAGGGTTCCCGGCGTTCATCACCGCCGACCGGCTGGTGAAGGAGTACATAGGCAGGGTCGGCGAGTGGTTCGCCGACCTGGACCTCACGCTGGTGGACGACCACGACGTACCGGTGGCCTCCGGCTGGGGCGTGCCGATCCACTGGGACGGGCTGCCGGCGTCCCTCCCCACGGGCTACACGCAGGCGCTCGTCCGCGCCGTCGAAGGCCGTGAGGCACAGGTCGCGCCCAACACGCTCGTGATCTGCGGAGCCGTCGTCACGCCCTCGCTCAAGGGGCGGGGGCTGGCGGGCAAGGTCCTCGCAGCGCTGCGCGAGGCCGCGCGGGACGCCGGGTTGCCGCAGGTCATCGCCCCGGTCCGGCCGACGACGAAGGCCCGGTACCCGTTGACGCCGATCGAGACGTTCATGCGGTGGAGCCGCGAGGACGGGCTGGCCCTCGACCCCTGGATCCGGACCCACCAGCGCCTGGGCGCGTCGATCCTGGCGGCGGCCCCCGCGTCGCAGACCATGACGGGCTCGGTCGCCGAGTGGGAGGACTGGACCGGGATGGCCTTCCCCGAGTCCGGTGACTACGTGATCCCGGACGGGCTCAGCCTCCTGGCCATCGACCGTGAGGCCGACCGGGGCGTCTACCAGGAGCCGAACGTCTGGATGCGGCACAGGTGA
- a CDS encoding DUF1931 family protein yields the protein MTVMSIARFERFFRTAAGLDVDKNDLKRYSDFVDAKLYDLLTVAQATAKANGRDVIRTCDLPITKGLQESIHRFRAIDEELELKPILEQLATHPALDRTPDEDTEAAYPEIIGGLSLALAQSFKILHPDLKNPQTQHWDEARAVFDLLL from the coding sequence ATGACCGTGATGTCCATCGCCAGGTTCGAGAGGTTCTTCCGTACGGCCGCGGGGCTGGACGTCGACAAGAACGATCTCAAGCGGTACAGCGACTTCGTCGACGCCAAGCTCTACGATCTGCTGACCGTCGCCCAGGCCACGGCCAAGGCCAACGGGCGCGACGTCATACGGACCTGTGACCTGCCGATCACGAAGGGCCTGCAGGAGAGCATCCACCGCTTCCGGGCCATCGACGAGGAACTGGAACTCAAGCCGATCCTCGAACAGCTCGCCACCCACCCCGCGCTCGACCGTACGCCCGACGAGGACACCGAGGCGGCCTATCCGGAGATCATCGGCGGACTCAGCCTCGCCCTCGCCCAGAGCTTCAAGATCCTCCACCCCGACCTGAAGAACCCCCAGACACAGCACTGGGACGAGGCCCGAGCCGTCTTCGACCTGCTTCTGTGA
- a CDS encoding PP2C family protein-serine/threonine phosphatase — MDRNESVGSGEMLLEELVREAQLASPAELPVVLSRYAEAMGLGTAAIYLVDIQQRLLVPFVEGEPNLDLETSLAGWAYRANSLRVEEAPSGDLDVWLPLADGAERLGVLHLTAGSLTGTKLRRCRTMALLLALIITSKRTYSDTIAQRMRTRPMHLPTEMVRAFLPPRSIGTGRVVSTAALEPAYELGGDAFDHVFTEDLLHTTVLDGMGHDLASGLATSVAMAGCRNARRRGAGLDELVGTVDDALAKWLPEQFCTGVFTQLHMPTGVLRWCNCGHPAPLLIRRHRLLHKALERPAEPPLGLPARLAGTTRQVHEVRLRPGDRILLYSDGVVESRNEAGEQFGLERFTDYIIRSTAAGQNAPEVLRLLIHSILDHRHNRLSDDATILMFEWQPPDP, encoded by the coding sequence ATGGACAGGAACGAGTCCGTCGGTTCCGGGGAGATGCTGCTGGAGGAGCTCGTCAGGGAGGCCCAGCTGGCCTCACCCGCGGAACTGCCCGTCGTCCTGAGCCGGTACGCCGAGGCCATGGGCCTGGGGACAGCGGCGATCTATCTGGTCGACATCCAGCAGAGACTGCTGGTGCCGTTCGTCGAGGGTGAGCCGAACCTGGACCTCGAGACGTCGCTCGCGGGGTGGGCCTACCGGGCGAATTCCCTCCGGGTGGAGGAAGCCCCCTCCGGTGACCTCGACGTATGGCTGCCCCTCGCCGACGGAGCGGAGCGGCTGGGCGTTCTGCATCTGACCGCGGGCTCCCTCACCGGCACCAAGTTACGGCGCTGCCGGACGATGGCGCTGCTCCTCGCGCTGATCATCACGTCCAAGCGCACCTACAGCGACACCATCGCGCAGCGCATGCGGACCAGGCCGATGCACCTGCCCACCGAGATGGTGAGGGCCTTCCTGCCTCCCCGGTCGATCGGCACCGGGCGGGTCGTCTCGACGGCGGCTCTGGAGCCCGCCTACGAACTGGGCGGCGACGCCTTCGACCACGTCTTCACCGAGGACCTTCTCCACACCACCGTCCTGGACGGCATGGGCCACGATCTGGCGTCCGGACTGGCCACCTCCGTCGCCATGGCGGGCTGCCGCAACGCCCGGCGCAGGGGAGCGGGGCTCGACGAACTCGTGGGCACCGTCGACGACGCGCTGGCGAAATGGCTCCCGGAGCAGTTCTGCACGGGCGTCTTCACGCAACTGCACATGCCGACGGGGGTGCTGAGATGGTGCAACTGCGGTCATCCCGCCCCGCTGCTCATCCGCCGCCACCGCCTGCTCCACAAGGCACTGGAGCGGCCGGCCGAACCGCCTCTGGGCCTGCCCGCGCGACTCGCCGGGACCACCCGTCAGGTGCACGAGGTCCGTCTCCGCCCCGGTGACCGCATCCTGCTCTACTCCGACGGTGTCGTGGAGTCACGCAACGAGGCGGGCGAGCAGTTCGGGCTGGAACGCTTCACCGACTACATCATCCGGTCCACCGCCGCGGGCCAGAACGCCCCGGAAGTGCTGCGCCTGCTGATCCACTCCATCCTCGACCACCGGCACAACAGACTCAGCGACGACGCCACCATCCTGATGTTCGAGTGGCAGCCCCCTGATCCGTGA
- a CDS encoding DUF2267 domain-containing protein — translation MKYDGFLAHVRERGEYKDQGEAADVTSAVLEVLAQRISAGEVKDLASQMPGPLGEVLLQATPEQTRSFGIEEFYRRVAERTNARPRTAQWDASAVLTTVADAVTGGELNQIISQLPSSYAVLFGKADLAD, via the coding sequence ATGAAATACGACGGATTCCTCGCCCATGTGCGTGAGCGGGGCGAGTACAAGGACCAGGGCGAAGCGGCGGACGTCACCAGCGCCGTACTGGAGGTGCTGGCCCAGCGGATCAGCGCGGGCGAGGTCAAGGATCTCGCGTCCCAGATGCCCGGCCCGCTGGGAGAGGTACTGCTCCAGGCGACACCCGAGCAGACACGGAGCTTCGGGATCGAGGAGTTCTACCGCCGGGTCGCCGAACGCACCAACGCCCGTCCCCGCACGGCACAGTGGGACGCCAGCGCGGTCCTGACCACCGTGGCCGACGCCGTCACCGGCGGCGAACTGAACCAGATCATCAGCCAACTCCCGTCCAGCTACGCGGTCCTGTTCGGCAAGGCCGACCTCGCGGACTGA
- a CDS encoding MFS transporter — protein sequence MTSTAELGVVTTKVPARLDRLPWSRFHWRIVIGLGTVWILDGLEVTIVGAVAARMTEPGSGINLTSADIGTAAAIYVAGACVGALLFGRLTDRYGRKKLFMLTLGIYILATVATAFAHDAWFLYLARFVTGMGIGGEYAAINSAIDELIPARNRGQVDLAINGSYWVGAALGSLVAVLLLNESLLAGDLGWRLAFGLGGILGLGIMLVRRHVPESPRWLFIHGREEEAERIVDRIEAEVRQETDRELPEPGEAVTVRQRDVIPFKEIAGVAVRRYPRRAVLGLALFVGQAFLYNAIVFDLGTILNGFFDIGSGSIPYFMAIFAIANFLGPLLLGRLFDTVGRKPMIASTYFGSAVVAVVLAILLVNGSLTAWGFFLLVSLTFFVASAGASSAYLTVSEVFPMETRALSISLFFAIGTAVGGITGPLLFGHLIHSGDTDLVAIGFIVGAAAMALGGLAEVVNGVRAEQQSLENIARPLTAEEADAAWRDESASPEARERRPEPARQAVDEREQRIADRTARRRERERAGARRYRPGTGQGSRMYSPGMAGTAGTASRTSAMAERRLDEEVEQITYALRESGPTSRDQLEQAVDGRSWGPGRFRRALRESERESRAKSLGGGGYAPADGAGRPDSTPEGPEDRR from the coding sequence ATGACCAGCACCGCCGAGCTTGGTGTCGTCACCACCAAGGTCCCGGCCCGGCTCGACCGGCTGCCGTGGTCCCGATTCCACTGGCGGATCGTCATCGGTCTCGGAACCGTCTGGATCCTCGACGGACTCGAGGTGACGATCGTGGGGGCCGTCGCCGCCCGGATGACCGAACCGGGCAGCGGCATCAATCTGACCAGCGCCGACATCGGAACGGCCGCCGCCATCTACGTGGCAGGAGCCTGTGTGGGCGCTCTGCTGTTCGGGAGGCTCACCGACCGCTACGGGCGCAAGAAGCTGTTCATGCTCACGCTGGGCATCTACATCCTCGCCACGGTCGCGACCGCGTTCGCGCACGACGCCTGGTTCCTCTACCTCGCCCGTTTCGTCACCGGCATGGGCATCGGCGGAGAGTACGCGGCGATCAACTCGGCCATCGACGAGCTGATCCCGGCCCGCAACCGCGGGCAGGTGGACCTCGCCATCAACGGCAGCTACTGGGTCGGTGCGGCGCTCGGCAGCCTGGTCGCCGTGCTGCTCCTCAACGAGAGTCTGCTGGCGGGCGACCTCGGCTGGCGGCTCGCCTTCGGCCTGGGCGGCATCCTGGGCCTCGGCATCATGCTGGTACGCCGCCATGTGCCGGAGAGTCCACGCTGGCTGTTCATCCACGGGCGTGAGGAGGAAGCCGAACGCATCGTCGACCGGATCGAGGCCGAGGTGCGCCAGGAGACCGACCGCGAGCTGCCGGAGCCGGGCGAGGCGGTGACCGTACGGCAGCGCGACGTCATCCCGTTCAAGGAGATCGCCGGTGTGGCGGTGCGGCGGTACCCGCGTCGCGCCGTTCTCGGTCTGGCGCTCTTCGTCGGACAGGCGTTCCTCTACAACGCGATCGTCTTCGACCTGGGCACGATCCTGAACGGCTTCTTCGACATCGGTTCCGGCTCGATCCCCTACTTCATGGCCATCTTCGCCATCGCCAACTTCCTGGGCCCCCTCCTTCTCGGCCGGCTGTTCGACACCGTGGGCAGGAAGCCGATGATCGCGAGCACCTACTTCGGCTCGGCGGTCGTGGCGGTCGTCCTCGCCATTCTGCTGGTCAACGGCTCGCTGACGGCGTGGGGGTTCTTCCTGCTGGTCTCGCTGACCTTCTTCGTGGCGTCCGCGGGAGCGAGTTCCGCCTATCTGACGGTGAGCGAGGTCTTCCCGATGGAGACCCGGGCCCTGTCCATCTCGCTGTTCTTCGCGATCGGCACGGCCGTGGGCGGCATCACCGGCCCGCTGCTGTTCGGTCATCTGATCCACAGCGGCGACACCGACCTGGTGGCCATCGGCTTCATCGTCGGAGCGGCGGCCATGGCCCTGGGCGGTCTGGCCGAGGTCGTCAACGGTGTCCGGGCCGAGCAGCAGTCGCTGGAGAACATCGCCCGGCCGCTCACCGCCGAGGAGGCCGACGCGGCCTGGCGCGACGAGTCCGCGTCCCCGGAGGCACGGGAGCGCCGGCCCGAGCCTGCCCGGCAGGCCGTGGACGAGCGGGAGCAGCGGATCGCCGACCGTACCGCCCGCCGCCGGGAGCGGGAGCGCGCGGGAGCCCGCCGCTACCGTCCGGGCACCGGACAGGGCAGCAGGATGTACTCGCCGGGCATGGCCGGCACCGCGGGCACGGCGAGCCGTACGTCCGCCATGGCCGAACGGCGCCTCGACGAAGAGGTCGAACAGATCACCTACGCGCTCCGGGAGTCCGGTCCGACCAGCCGCGACCAGCTCGAACAGGCCGTGGACGGCCGCTCCTGGGGCCCCGGACGCTTCCGCCGCGCCCTGCGTGAGTCCGAGCGGGAGTCCCGGGCCAAGAGCCTCGGAGGCGGCGGCTACGCGCCGGCGGACGGCGCCGGCCGTCCCGACAGCACCCCGGAGGGACCCGAAGACCGGCGGTGA
- a CDS encoding IS982 family transposase: MKTNLDALLAALYVFIDDHVAPCRRIGRPPKLTDAELLCLAVAQVLLGFPSARHWIRFAHARLGHLFRYLPQQSAYNKRLNAAGPLISQVIEALARQVPTWHDDLRLIDSTPLPCAASRETVKRSALAGHCGYGYCRSHSRFFWGLRLYLVTTAEGMPVTWCLANPKIGEREVMAALLERDHHLVRQGQVILADKGFAGKEFETFVSERLGAHLVRPDRKDEPARHGKIARLRQWIEAVIDTLKGQLSLEQHGGRTPAGVFARTGQRLLALAAGIWHNWTTGAPLKRSLIPYDH, encoded by the coding sequence GTGAAGACAAACCTGGACGCCCTTCTGGCGGCACTGTACGTGTTCATCGACGACCATGTGGCGCCTTGTCGCCGGATCGGGCGACCTCCGAAACTGACGGACGCCGAACTGCTGTGCCTGGCCGTCGCCCAGGTCCTGCTCGGTTTCCCCTCGGCCCGGCACTGGATCCGCTTCGCTCACGCCCGGCTGGGGCACCTGTTCCGCTATCTGCCCCAGCAGTCCGCCTACAACAAGCGCCTGAACGCAGCAGGTCCGCTGATCAGTCAGGTGATCGAGGCACTGGCCCGGCAGGTCCCGACCTGGCACGACGACCTGCGGCTGATCGACTCCACCCCGCTGCCCTGCGCGGCCTCCCGCGAGACCGTCAAACGCTCCGCCCTGGCCGGGCACTGCGGCTACGGATACTGCCGCAGCCACTCCCGTTTCTTCTGGGGCCTGCGCCTCTACCTGGTCACCACCGCCGAGGGCATGCCCGTCACCTGGTGCCTGGCCAACCCGAAGATCGGCGAACGCGAGGTGATGGCGGCGCTGCTGGAACGCGACCACCACCTCGTCCGCCAGGGCCAGGTGATCCTCGCCGACAAGGGCTTCGCCGGGAAGGAGTTCGAAACCTTCGTCAGCGAGCGCCTCGGAGCCCACCTCGTGCGGCCCGACCGGAAGGACGAGCCGGCCCGGCACGGCAAGATCGCCCGGCTCCGGCAGTGGATCGAAGCCGTCATCGACACCCTCAAGGGCCAGCTCAGCCTCGAACAGCACGGCGGCAGAACCCCGGCCGGAGTCTTTGCCCGCACCGGACAACGACTCCTCGCCCTCGCCGCCGGCATCTGGCACAACTGGACCACCGGCGCCCCCCTCAAGCGATCACTGATCCCCTACGACCACTGA
- a CDS encoding Hsp20/alpha crystallin family protein — protein MATPVRHRRGTAPQGMPLGWARNPLTEFDQLLSEMSGLIESTMGGTATAVAWTPLADVTESDDAFHVEIELPGVKSKDVDVEASGQELVVTGEMKEKERKGVLRRSTRRTGAFEYRLRLPGEVDTDKINAKMSDGVLTITVPKAEVAKPRHVEISEASESSGSEGA, from the coding sequence ATGGCCACGCCCGTCCGGCACCGCCGGGGTACCGCCCCGCAGGGCATGCCGCTCGGCTGGGCACGCAATCCGCTGACGGAGTTCGACCAGCTGCTCAGTGAGATGAGCGGGCTGATCGAGTCCACGATGGGAGGCACGGCGACCGCGGTCGCGTGGACACCCCTGGCGGATGTCACGGAGTCCGACGACGCCTTCCACGTCGAGATCGAACTCCCCGGCGTCAAGAGCAAGGACGTCGACGTCGAGGCGAGCGGCCAGGAGCTGGTGGTCACCGGCGAGATGAAGGAGAAGGAGCGCAAGGGCGTCCTGCGCCGCAGCACCCGCCGCACCGGGGCCTTCGAGTACCGGCTGCGGCTGCCCGGAGAGGTCGACACGGACAAGATCAACGCGAAGATGTCGGACGGGGTGCTCACCATCACCGTCCCCAAGGCCGAGGTGGCGAAGCCCCGGCACGTCGAGATCAGCGAGGCGAGTGAGAGCTCCGGGAGTGAAGGCGCCTAA
- a CDS encoding FAD-dependent oxidoreductase, which produces MSGDETRPGPAPESGDPEENVPFETPDIYGAYPRLSDDQVARLALRGHRRAVDAGEVLIREGDRCESFYVVLSGSLAIVEGYGTPAERLLRVHGPGRFIGELGLLYGQVAFYTAVVREPGEILVLSMDQLRDLVSRDSALGDLVLRACLGRRALLVGEGAGFRIIGSRYSPDTRRMREFAARNRLPHRWIDLETDQEAEALLRRFGVGPEETPLVIWRDTTLLRNPSNAELAALIGLPTLPSGNGHGDLLIVGSGPAGLAAAVNAASEGLATTVVEALATGGQAGTSSRIENLLGFPSGISGAELTERAVLQADKFGARISIPAEAARLERRDDHYAVGFTDGSEITARTVVLATGARYRRLDVPGIEPLECASVHYSATLYEAQQCRTDPVAVVGGGNSAGQAVLFLAQYAPQVYLLVRGPSLEKHMSRYLIDQVERHPRVRVLLRTEITEAIGDKVLEAVTVADHRTGAHHRLPVRALFVFTGADPHTEWLSGALALDARGFVLTGAEAQACSVPELWQSQGRDCLTLETSLPGVFAAGDVRSGSVKRVASAVGEGAMSIHFVHRYLGHTAEPGHTDNSPQTRPKESAWLA; this is translated from the coding sequence ATGTCCGGCGACGAGACACGCCCGGGCCCGGCGCCCGAGTCCGGCGATCCGGAGGAGAACGTCCCCTTCGAGACGCCCGACATCTACGGCGCCTATCCGCGCCTGTCGGACGACCAGGTGGCCCGCCTGGCACTGCGCGGCCACAGGCGCGCGGTGGACGCCGGTGAGGTGCTGATCCGGGAAGGGGACCGATGCGAGTCGTTCTATGTCGTCCTCAGCGGGTCGCTCGCCATCGTCGAGGGCTACGGCACGCCCGCCGAACGGCTGCTGCGGGTCCACGGCCCCGGCCGCTTCATCGGCGAACTCGGCCTGCTCTACGGGCAGGTGGCCTTCTACACCGCCGTGGTCCGGGAACCCGGCGAGATCCTGGTCCTGTCCATGGACCAGCTGCGCGACCTGGTGAGCCGGGACTCCGCACTGGGCGATCTGGTGCTGCGCGCCTGTCTGGGCCGGCGTGCCCTGCTGGTCGGGGAGGGAGCCGGTTTCCGCATCATCGGCTCCCGCTACTCGCCCGACACCCGGCGCATGCGGGAGTTCGCCGCCCGCAACCGGCTGCCGCACCGCTGGATCGACCTGGAGACGGACCAGGAGGCCGAGGCGCTGCTGCGCCGCTTCGGGGTCGGCCCGGAGGAGACGCCGCTGGTGATCTGGCGGGACACGACCCTGCTGCGCAATCCGAGCAACGCCGAACTGGCCGCCCTGATCGGGCTGCCGACCCTGCCCTCGGGCAACGGCCACGGCGATCTCCTCATCGTCGGTTCCGGTCCGGCCGGTCTCGCCGCCGCGGTGAACGCGGCCTCGGAAGGTCTGGCGACGACGGTCGTCGAGGCGCTGGCCACCGGCGGCCAGGCGGGGACGTCCTCCCGCATCGAGAACCTGCTCGGCTTCCCGTCCGGCATCTCCGGCGCCGAGCTCACCGAGCGGGCCGTGCTCCAGGCCGACAAGTTCGGCGCCCGCATCAGCATTCCGGCGGAGGCGGCCCGGCTGGAGCGGCGGGACGACCACTACGCCGTGGGCTTCACGGACGGCAGCGAGATCACCGCCCGTACCGTCGTCCTGGCCACCGGCGCCCGGTACCGCCGCCTCGACGTGCCCGGCATCGAACCGCTGGAGTGCGCGAGCGTGCACTACTCGGCGACCCTCTACGAGGCCCAGCAGTGCCGTACCGACCCGGTGGCGGTGGTGGGCGGCGGCAACTCCGCGGGCCAGGCCGTGCTCTTCCTCGCCCAGTACGCCCCGCAGGTGTACCTGCTCGTGCGGGGACCGAGCCTCGAGAAGCACATGTCCCGGTACCTGATCGACCAGGTCGAGCGCCATCCGAGGGTACGCGTGCTGCTGCGGACCGAGATCACCGAGGCGATCGGCGACAAGGTCCTGGAGGCGGTCACCGTGGCCGACCACCGTACGGGCGCGCACCACCGCCTCCCGGTGCGGGCTCTGTTCGTCTTCACCGGGGCCGATCCCCACACCGAGTGGCTGTCCGGCGCGCTCGCCCTCGACGCGCGCGGCTTCGTGCTGACCGGCGCGGAGGCGCAGGCCTGCTCCGTGCCCGAACTGTGGCAGAGCCAGGGCCGTGACTGCCTGACGCTGGAGACCAGCCTGCCGGGCGTGTTCGCCGCCGGCGACGTCCGCAGCGGCTCGGTGAAACGCGTGGCCTCCGCGGTCGGCGAGGGCGCGATGAGCATCCACTTCGTGCACCGCTACCTGGGCCACACGGCCGAGCCCGGCCACACCGACAACTCCCCGCAGACCCGTCCGAAGGAGTCCGCTTGGCTGGCATGA
- a CDS encoding UBP-type zinc finger domain-containing protein yields MTVRTDPHLALVRPVTPRAPGCEECLATHSPWVHLRLCLTCGHVGCCDSSPNRHARRHAAAEGHPIVSSLEPGENWRWCFVHEAFV; encoded by the coding sequence ATGACCGTACGGACCGATCCGCACCTCGCCCTCGTACGCCCTGTCACCCCCCGCGCCCCTGGGTGCGAGGAGTGCCTGGCCACCCACTCCCCCTGGGTGCACCTGAGGCTCTGTCTGACCTGCGGGCACGTCGGCTGCTGCGATTCCTCGCCGAACCGGCACGCCCGCCGTCACGCCGCCGCCGAGGGCCATCCGATCGTGTCGTCGCTGGAGCCCGGCGAGAACTGGCGGTGGTGCTTCGTCCACGAGGCGTTCGTGTGA
- the trxA gene encoding thioredoxin, with product MSTVRTSNITCPHCGRTNRVPAAAEGRPRCGNCKQPLPWMADAGDDDFTEVVEQATVPVVVDLWATWCGPCRMVSPALEQVATELAGQIKLVKVDIDQNPRLARRFEVQAVPTLLVLDKGETIARQAGAAPAPALRRWVEQSIAGRAPAGKG from the coding sequence GTGAGCACCGTGCGGACCAGCAACATCACCTGCCCGCACTGCGGGCGCACGAACCGGGTACCGGCGGCCGCCGAGGGCCGCCCCCGGTGCGGCAACTGCAAGCAGCCGCTGCCGTGGATGGCGGACGCGGGCGACGACGACTTCACCGAGGTCGTCGAGCAGGCCACCGTTCCGGTCGTCGTCGACCTGTGGGCCACCTGGTGCGGCCCCTGCCGCATGGTGAGCCCCGCGCTGGAGCAGGTCGCCACCGAACTCGCGGGACAGATCAAGCTGGTGAAGGTCGACATCGACCAGAACCCCCGTCTGGCGCGGCGGTTCGAGGTCCAGGCGGTACCGACGCTGCTGGTCCTCGACAAGGGAGAGACCATCGCCCGGCAGGCGGGTGCCGCACCGGCCCCGGCCCTGCGGCGATGGGTGGAGCAGTCGATCGCCGGCCGCGCACCGGCCGGGAAAGGATGA